The following coding sequences lie in one Terriglobales bacterium genomic window:
- a CDS encoding ATP-binding protein, with protein MRRSAWIFLAAILLPSLALAWLAVRSARDQQVLLEHQQAIISQDITDALAKKVQGQLDGSRSAFVQTTQQLLQKSSSPSTLAKNFNHELQSNWNLAEIGFAVDLNGTIYSPTPNQGTVAKTFRTENSLFLGNRENVPVFSQYPQQAASANATQNVNNAVNAPPPQMQAQNAPPPQTIPQQIGANRRMEQVQRQLIHAQEAQQAQTAPPPEAQSGNEAQMAQVQQQAMRSADVTQLRNAAQQSVQSGNEMAQAEQVQRQVIPQKNFLPQQSTVSTAVPAESDFRRVIGTESTGALARFLEDKLRLMVWYRPPTAGSLVFGAQISQPNLIRSLQPLLQSPELHRNADATYCLALLDDRGNPVALSKAGFKADWKHPFVATEIGEALPHWEAALYLVDPQQINRSASTLQFTLGFIVLALMAAIVFGGWLMAADVRRKMLLAQQKTDFVSNVSHELKTPLTSIRMFADMLAEGRVAEPDRQANYLRIISAESARLTRLINNVLDFARMERGAPSGERRSCDLVEIVREVVDTCRPHLETVGVALGFEITLDNTAEALPLVADRDALAQVVLNLLSNAEKYGGHEILVRVRWEKQLGSSGSGCVDVLDRGPGIPPKKLDAIFQPFHRLDDSLASGVSGSGLGLTLARRMARDNGGDVTYSPRAGGGSCFTLTVPLSTAAQSNDKPNENVRFKDR; from the coding sequence ATGCGCCGCTCCGCCTGGATTTTTCTTGCCGCCATCTTGTTGCCCAGCCTTGCGCTGGCCTGGCTGGCGGTGCGCTCGGCGCGCGATCAGCAAGTACTGCTGGAACACCAGCAGGCAATCATCAGCCAGGATATTACTGATGCGCTGGCCAAGAAAGTCCAGGGCCAACTGGATGGCTCACGCTCGGCTTTTGTACAAACAACCCAACAACTTTTACAAAAAAGTTCATCTCCGAGTACGTTGGCCAAGAATTTCAACCATGAACTGCAAAGCAACTGGAACCTGGCGGAGATCGGTTTTGCGGTAGACCTGAATGGAACCATCTATTCTCCCACGCCCAATCAGGGGACTGTCGCTAAGACGTTTCGCACGGAAAACAGCCTCTTTCTCGGCAACCGTGAAAATGTGCCCGTATTTTCACAATATCCGCAGCAGGCCGCGTCGGCCAACGCAACACAAAACGTGAACAACGCAGTGAATGCCCCTCCGCCTCAGATGCAAGCGCAGAATGCACCTCCACCTCAGACGATACCGCAGCAGATCGGGGCGAATCGGCGGATGGAGCAGGTTCAGCGGCAGCTTATCCACGCCCAGGAAGCCCAGCAAGCTCAGACAGCTCCTCCGCCAGAGGCCCAATCTGGGAATGAGGCGCAGATGGCGCAGGTTCAGCAACAAGCCATGCGCTCTGCGGATGTCACACAGTTACGAAACGCTGCGCAACAAAGCGTCCAATCCGGCAACGAGATGGCACAGGCGGAACAAGTGCAACGCCAGGTCATACCACAAAAGAATTTTTTGCCCCAGCAGAGCACAGTTTCAACGGCGGTTCCGGCCGAATCCGACTTTCGCCGAGTCATCGGTACAGAAAGTACCGGTGCCCTGGCCCGCTTTCTCGAAGACAAGCTGCGCTTAATGGTGTGGTATCGCCCTCCCACGGCGGGATCGCTGGTCTTCGGGGCGCAGATCAGCCAGCCGAACCTGATTCGCAGCCTGCAGCCCCTGTTGCAGTCGCCCGAGCTTCATCGCAACGCTGATGCCACCTATTGCCTTGCTCTTCTCGATGACCGGGGAAACCCGGTTGCGCTTTCCAAGGCTGGTTTTAAAGCAGACTGGAAACATCCGTTTGTCGCTACCGAAATAGGCGAAGCACTGCCCCACTGGGAGGCTGCCCTCTATCTGGTAGACCCCCAGCAGATCAATCGCTCGGCCTCTACTTTGCAATTCACCTTGGGGTTCATTGTCTTGGCCCTGATGGCCGCCATTGTTTTCGGAGGCTGGCTCATGGCAGCCGACGTTCGCCGCAAAATGCTTCTCGCCCAGCAGAAGACCGACTTCGTCAGCAATGTTTCGCACGAACTCAAAACGCCCCTGACTTCTATCCGGATGTTTGCCGACATGCTGGCCGAGGGCCGCGTGGCCGAGCCTGATCGCCAAGCCAACTATCTGCGCATCATCTCGGCGGAGTCTGCGCGTCTGACGCGGCTCATCAACAATGTGCTCGATTTTGCGCGCATGGAGCGCGGCGCGCCTTCAGGCGAACGCCGTAGTTGCGACCTGGTTGAAATTGTGCGTGAGGTCGTTGATACCTGCCGGCCTCACCTCGAAACTGTCGGGGTTGCGTTGGGCTTTGAAATTACGCTGGATAACACAGCCGAAGCGCTGCCGCTCGTCGCCGATCGCGACGCCCTGGCGCAAGTTGTTCTTAACCTTCTCTCCAATGCGGAAAAATATGGAGGGCATGAAATTCTTGTCCGCGTGCGCTGGGAGAAGCAACTTGGTTCCTCCGGTTCTGGTTGTGTTGATGTGCTCGACCGCGGGCCGGGCATTCCGCCTAAGAAGCTTGATGCAATCTTTCAGCCATTTCATCGCCTGGATGATTCTCTCGCCAGCGGTGTATCAGGTTCGGGACTGGGACTCACCCTGGCGCGGCGCATGGCGAGGGACAACGGCGGAGATGTAACCTATTCGCCTCGCGCCGGTGGTGGCAGTTGCTTTACGCTGACGGTGCCGTTGAGCACAGCGGCGCAGTCGAATGACAAGCCCAATGAAAACGTTCGATTCAAAGACAGATGA
- a CDS encoding type IV pilus twitching motility protein PilT — translation MPHIDDLLRIAMERKASDLHLKVGNYPYLRVDGELVPLTDQPRISAEDMLNMAFSMMSNRQKQKFKEAAELDMAYGVAGLGRFRVNVFQQRGNVGVVLRVIPTKIRALDELYLPKIIEHICEEQRGMVLVTGVTGSGKSTTLAAMVDRINSQRPEHIITIEDPIEFLHRDKKGFVNQREVEVDTSSFASALRASLRQDPDTILVGEMRDLETIGTALHAAETGHLVFSTLHTLDATETINRIISVFPPPEQKQIRLQMAAVLKAVISQRLVRRADGTGRVPAVEVLIATEYIRECIIAPEKTRLIHEALQAGVSQYGMQTFDQSLYDLYQQGLITYETALENASKPDDFKLRVQGIGSTADSSREQMESAGFGR, via the coding sequence ATGCCCCATATAGACGACCTTTTGCGTATAGCCATGGAGCGCAAGGCGTCCGACTTGCACCTCAAAGTCGGTAACTATCCCTATCTTCGCGTGGATGGTGAACTGGTGCCCTTGACCGACCAGCCGCGCATCTCAGCCGAAGACATGCTGAATATGGCTTTCAGCATGATGTCCAACCGGCAAAAACAGAAGTTCAAAGAGGCCGCCGAACTCGATATGGCCTACGGCGTGGCCGGCCTGGGACGCTTCCGCGTCAACGTCTTTCAGCAGCGCGGCAACGTGGGCGTGGTTCTGCGCGTGATTCCCACCAAGATCCGCGCGCTCGATGAACTCTATCTTCCTAAGATTATTGAGCATATTTGCGAAGAGCAGCGCGGTATGGTGCTGGTGACCGGAGTAACCGGATCGGGCAAATCCACAACGCTCGCCGCTATGGTGGACCGCATCAACTCGCAGCGGCCGGAACACATTATCACCATCGAAGACCCCATCGAATTCCTGCACCGCGATAAAAAAGGGTTTGTGAACCAGCGCGAGGTGGAAGTGGATACCTCGTCGTTCGCTTCAGCTTTGCGCGCCAGCCTTCGCCAGGACCCGGATACCATCCTGGTCGGCGAAATGCGCGACCTGGAAACCATTGGCACGGCGCTGCACGCCGCCGAAACCGGTCACCTGGTTTTTTCCACGCTGCACACTTTGGACGCGACCGAAACCATTAACCGCATCATTTCTGTATTCCCGCCGCCCGAGCAGAAGCAAATCCGCCTGCAGATGGCGGCCGTGCTCAAGGCGGTCATCTCGCAGCGCCTGGTGCGCCGCGCTGACGGCACCGGCCGTGTGCCCGCGGTGGAAGTGCTGATCGCAACCGAGTATATCCGCGAGTGCATCATCGCCCCGGAAAAGACCCGGCTCATCCATGAAGCCTTGCAGGCCGGCGTTTCGCAGTACGGCATGCAGACCTTCGACCAGTCGCTCTACGACCTCTATCAGCAGGGACTCATCACCTACGAAACCGCGCTGGAGAACGCCAGCAAGCCCGACGACTTCAAGCTGCGCGTGCAGGGCATCGGCTCGACCGCCGATTCCTCGCGCGAGCAGATGGAATCCGCCGGCTTCGGCAGGTAG
- a CDS encoding response regulator transcription factor gives MKTTANTKILVVEDDTNIRFGLVELLTSEGFAVEACARGDLALAAVEKHRPSLIVLDIMLPGLSGYEVCKQLRAQAYQGLVLMLTAKGQEMDKVIGLDLGADDYMTKPFGLRELTARVHALLRRNRPSHSSDGGSVTFGDCTLDLKTLELKRGKKSVPLSGREVKLFQLFISHPGEVLSRDRILNEIWGYEYYGTTRALDQFIVQLRKKLSDLGADSKQIATVHTVGYRWICR, from the coding sequence ATGAAAACCACAGCCAACACGAAAATACTGGTGGTCGAGGATGACACCAATATCCGCTTCGGTCTGGTTGAACTTCTCACCAGCGAGGGCTTCGCGGTCGAAGCCTGTGCGCGGGGCGATCTTGCTCTGGCGGCAGTGGAGAAGCACCGGCCCAGCCTCATCGTGCTTGATATTATGCTGCCCGGCCTGAGTGGTTATGAGGTTTGCAAGCAGCTCCGCGCCCAGGCGTATCAGGGGCTGGTTCTTATGCTTACCGCCAAAGGCCAGGAGATGGATAAGGTCATTGGCCTGGATTTAGGCGCCGATGACTACATGACCAAACCCTTCGGTTTGCGCGAGCTGACCGCACGGGTGCATGCGCTACTGCGGCGAAACCGCCCATCCCATTCTTCCGATGGTGGCAGCGTGACCTTCGGGGATTGCACGCTTGATCTCAAGACCCTGGAACTCAAGCGCGGTAAAAAATCGGTTCCGCTTTCGGGACGGGAGGTAAAGCTCTTCCAGCTTTTTATCAGCCACCCCGGCGAAGTGCTCTCGCGGGACCGCATTCTCAACGAGATTTGGGGCTATGAGTACTACGGAACAACTCGAGCGCTTGATCAATTCATTGTGCAGTTACGAAAAAAGCTGTCTGATCTCGGGGCCGACTCCAAGCAGATTGCTACGGTACATACCGTTGGATACCGATGGATCTGTCGCTGA
- a CDS encoding sialidase family protein → MRRIIFWPLVFLFAITWLTAAAWAQSQSSKAEPETAPKPLPLAPGAKVINLTAAPGFFNEPSIAVNPKDPQQLVVAWQINASVAYSRDGGGSWNTAENTAPKDYKVSGDVSVAYGPDGAAYLCYIAFDKLGTTNYWGHNATRNGVFVRRSPDGGKSWEKIAHAVIEHPTTPGIPFEDKPYIVADTTSSPYSGNLYIGWTEFSLEKSVILFSRSSDGGTTWSAPIEISTHEGLPRDDNGSVEGFTGAVAPDGTLYAVWADGNNIAFASSRDGGKSFAPSHSIVDTAPPYFDVAGVERSNGFPQIGLAPASGLLSTPLLYVTWSDYRNGDVDVFSATSANHGESWNPAVRVNSDGLHDGIDQFFQWLAVDPKTGAANVVFYDRRGDPQNSRTTVTLARSTDGGKTFVNYAWTREPFEGNKDFIGDYTGIAAWDGRIFGVWAEEVASASAVASAGDGDRHRAPRTIVRVGIADFNKTATSH, encoded by the coding sequence ATGAGAAGAATCATCTTTTGGCCACTGGTCTTTTTGTTCGCAATTACCTGGCTGACCGCAGCCGCCTGGGCGCAATCACAATCCAGCAAAGCGGAGCCCGAGACTGCTCCGAAGCCACTGCCGCTTGCGCCCGGCGCAAAGGTCATCAATCTCACTGCTGCACCGGGGTTCTTCAATGAGCCTTCGATTGCGGTGAATCCTAAAGATCCGCAGCAATTGGTGGTGGCCTGGCAAATCAATGCCAGCGTTGCCTACTCCCGCGACGGCGGCGGAAGTTGGAACACAGCCGAGAACACGGCCCCGAAGGACTACAAAGTCTCCGGCGATGTATCGGTTGCGTACGGCCCTGACGGCGCCGCTTATCTCTGCTACATCGCGTTCGACAAGCTGGGCACAACTAACTATTGGGGACACAACGCAACGCGCAACGGCGTTTTCGTGCGCCGCTCGCCCGATGGCGGCAAGAGCTGGGAGAAGATCGCGCACGCAGTCATCGAGCATCCGACAACGCCGGGAATTCCATTTGAGGACAAGCCTTACATCGTCGCCGACACCACCAGCAGCCCCTATTCCGGCAACCTCTACATAGGATGGACCGAGTTCTCGCTGGAAAAATCTGTGATCTTGTTTTCCCGCTCCAGCGATGGCGGCACAACCTGGTCAGCGCCGATTGAAATCAGCACCCACGAAGGCCTGCCGCGCGATGACAACGGATCGGTCGAAGGATTCACGGGTGCGGTCGCGCCCGACGGCACACTCTACGCAGTCTGGGCCGATGGGAACAATATTGCTTTCGCCTCATCGCGCGATGGCGGAAAAAGTTTTGCTCCCTCGCACAGTATCGTTGACACCGCTCCGCCGTACTTTGACGTCGCCGGCGTTGAGCGCAGCAACGGATTTCCCCAGATTGGCCTCGCCCCGGCCAGCGGCCTGCTTTCTACGCCATTGCTCTATGTAACCTGGTCCGATTACCGCAATGGCGATGTTGACGTCTTTTCCGCAACCTCAGCCAATCATGGTGAGAGTTGGAACCCGGCCGTGCGAGTCAACTCCGATGGGTTGCACGACGGCATTGACCAGTTCTTTCAGTGGCTGGCAGTTGATCCCAAAACGGGAGCAGCGAATGTGGTTTTTTATGACCGCAGGGGTGATCCTCAAAATAGCCGGACCACGGTCACGTTGGCCCGCTCCACCGACGGCGGCAAAACTTTTGTGAATTACGCCTGGACGAGGGAACCTTTTGAGGGAAACAAAGACTTCATCGGCGACTACACAGGAATTGCCGCCTGGGATGGCCGCATCTTTGGCGTATGGGCTGAGGAAGTTGCTTCCGCAAGCGCCGTTGCTTCCGCAGGCGATGGAGACAGGCATCGAGCGCCCCGCACCATCGTGCGCGTGGGGATTGCGGATTTTAACAAGACAGCTACTAGCCACTAG
- a CDS encoding regulatory protein RecX, which translates to MSFARKRNIFDEATLYEYAVGALSRKMRTVAELKRLLRQKTEEALLVDLVIARLKEQKYLNDHQFAAAYSAYRQSNEKFGKRRVITDLKTKGVHNDVIEKVVGEAYSGVNEEKLAREHLARKRLRKPENQRESARVFRALLRAGFSSRTIFAILKKWHVPDETLSALESEEQSLSEE; encoded by the coding sequence GTGTCCTTCGCACGAAAACGCAATATCTTTGACGAAGCTACACTCTATGAATACGCGGTTGGGGCATTGTCGCGCAAAATGCGCACCGTGGCCGAACTGAAGCGCCTGCTGCGGCAAAAAACTGAAGAAGCGCTGCTGGTAGATCTCGTGATCGCCCGCTTGAAAGAGCAAAAATACCTCAACGATCACCAGTTTGCCGCCGCATATTCGGCGTATCGCCAGAGCAACGAGAAATTCGGAAAGCGCCGCGTCATCACCGACCTTAAAACCAAAGGCGTGCACAACGACGTGATTGAAAAAGTTGTGGGTGAAGCCTATTCCGGGGTAAATGAAGAAAAGCTGGCGCGCGAGCACCTGGCCCGCAAGCGTCTGCGCAAGCCGGAAAATCAGCGGGAGAGCGCGCGTGTTTTCCGTGCGCTGTTGCGTGCCGGCTTCAGTAGCCGCACGATCTTCGCGATTCTTAAGAAGTGGCATGTTCCCGATGAGACCCTGAGCGCGTTGGAATCAGAAGAACAAAGCTTAAGTGAAGAGTAA
- a CDS encoding Fur family transcriptional regulator, protein MPLPQTETPGRLHDELMARGIRLTRQRRTILSIIETASQHLDAGQILRKAKRTDPAIDRVTVYRTIGLLKRHGLVDELDLMHVQGERHFYERRTQRDHLHMTCLRCGKVTEFESLLFEKLKHQVERECRFRVAVARLEIGGYCPKCRT, encoded by the coding sequence TTGCCTTTACCTCAGACCGAAACCCCCGGACGCTTGCATGATGAACTGATGGCCCGCGGAATTCGTCTCACCCGCCAACGCCGGACGATTCTCAGCATCATTGAAACCGCCAGCCAGCACCTGGATGCCGGCCAAATTCTACGGAAAGCCAAGAGGACCGACCCGGCAATAGACCGCGTAACCGTGTATCGCACCATAGGACTACTGAAGCGCCACGGATTAGTGGATGAGCTGGACCTAATGCATGTGCAAGGCGAGCGCCACTTTTATGAGCGCCGCACCCAACGTGATCACCTGCATATGACATGTCTGCGTTGCGGTAAAGTCACGGAATTTGAAAGCCTTTTATTTGAAAAGCTCAAGCATCAGGTGGAAAGAGAATGCCGGTTCCGTGTCGCCGTGGCCAGGCTGGAAATCGGGGGTTACTGCCCCAAGTGCCGCACGTAG
- a CDS encoding NAD(P)/FAD-dependent oxidoreductase has product MPETRSDEEARPHVVILGAGFAGLYAARALGKLPVRVTLVDRKNHHTFQPLLYQVATAGLNPGDIASPIRRIVRSNKNIRVFMAEAVGFDLENKSVKLENVSVPYDYLIVATGATHSYLAHPEWEHFAPGLKTVEDALEIRRRILLAFEEAERKKAVFGKHDPLNFVIVGGGPTGVELAGAIAEISRRVLVSDFHFIDPRSARVLLLEYAPRVLTSYPEDLSQSAEKQLRKLGVEVRTGAMVTEVTPHSVKVGDEEIPSAVTLWAAGVKASPLGAMLGEKTDKAGRVLVNQYLNLAGRPEVFVVGDLAWFIDSEGKTLPGVAPVAIQMGSNVARNISRDLRHESRKPFVYLDKGSMATIGRAAAVAMMGKLHLSGLLAWMAWLFIHILYLIGFRNRLVVLVEWLWAYLRFEKAARLITDDECKHNSPHP; this is encoded by the coding sequence ATGCCTGAAACCAGAAGCGATGAAGAAGCACGCCCTCATGTTGTGATTCTGGGGGCAGGTTTTGCAGGGTTGTATGCGGCGCGTGCGCTGGGCAAGCTGCCGGTGCGCGTGACTCTGGTGGACCGCAAGAACCATCACACCTTTCAACCGCTGTTGTACCAGGTAGCGACAGCCGGCCTTAATCCTGGTGACATTGCGTCGCCCATCCGGCGCATTGTGCGCAGTAACAAGAACATCAGGGTGTTTATGGCCGAGGCGGTTGGTTTCGATCTGGAGAATAAGAGCGTCAAGCTGGAAAACGTGAGTGTGCCCTACGACTATCTCATCGTCGCCACCGGGGCCACGCACTCTTACCTGGCGCATCCTGAATGGGAGCACTTTGCCCCCGGCCTGAAGACGGTGGAAGATGCGCTGGAAATCCGCCGCCGCATTCTCCTGGCCTTTGAAGAGGCCGAGCGCAAGAAGGCGGTGTTTGGAAAGCACGATCCGCTCAATTTTGTGATCGTGGGCGGCGGCCCTACCGGAGTGGAGCTGGCCGGCGCCATTGCTGAGATTTCGCGCCGTGTGCTGGTGAGTGATTTTCACTTTATTGATCCCCGCAGCGCGCGCGTTCTGCTGCTGGAATACGCTCCCCGGGTGCTCACCAGCTATCCTGAGGACCTTTCCCAGTCCGCCGAAAAACAACTGCGAAAATTGGGAGTCGAGGTGCGCACGGGAGCCATGGTCACCGAAGTTACTCCTCATAGTGTGAAAGTGGGAGATGAGGAAATTCCATCTGCTGTCACACTTTGGGCCGCGGGAGTAAAAGCATCTCCGTTGGGCGCCATGCTGGGAGAAAAAACCGACAAGGCCGGCCGCGTGCTGGTGAATCAATATCTCAACCTCGCAGGCCGTCCCGAAGTTTTTGTCGTCGGCGATCTGGCCTGGTTTATTGACTCGGAAGGAAAGACCCTGCCCGGCGTGGCCCCGGTTGCCATACAGATGGGGAGCAACGTGGCCCGCAATATCAGCCGCGATTTACGCCATGAATCGCGCAAGCCGTTTGTCTACCTCGATAAGGGCAGCATGGCGACCATCGGCCGCGCAGCCGCGGTAGCCATGATGGGCAAACTGCATCTCTCCGGCCTGCTTGCATGGATGGCCTGGCTGTTCATCCATATTCTCTATCTCATTGGCTTCCGCAACCGCCTGGTGGTGCTCGTGGAGTGGCTCTGGGCCTATCTGCGCTTCGAAAAAGCAGCCCGGCTGATTACGGATGATGAATGCAAACACAACTCACCGCATCCATAA
- a CDS encoding thioredoxin domain-containing protein codes for MNKLIATVAIVFLLLGFVSAQSPAPTLGTKTHASASTTDTKLPSKDEVDAALKRTLGYDPGASWEILAIQPSAVMGVPEVIVSINKQTANHIYLSPDGQNAIIGEMIPFGADPFAPARAKLQAADGPTRGPQTPAISIVEFSDLQCPHCKAAQPIVEKLAADFPQVRYVFQQFPLPATLHPWALKAAEYSDCAAHMNNNDAFWKYTDSIFADQDSINVATADDKLKELATAAGLDAQKVAACAAAPLAEARVKKSLDLGQSLDVNQTPTVFINGRRVLGLAGIPYDQLKTLIQFEIDHAGK; via the coding sequence ATGAACAAACTCATCGCCACTGTTGCAATTGTTTTTCTTTTGCTCGGCTTCGTTTCCGCCCAGTCTCCGGCACCGACACTCGGGACTAAAACGCACGCTTCTGCCAGCACCACTGATACCAAGCTTCCCAGCAAAGATGAAGTTGATGCCGCCTTGAAGCGTACCCTGGGTTACGATCCGGGGGCCTCGTGGGAAATTCTGGCCATTCAGCCTTCGGCCGTAATGGGCGTTCCGGAGGTCATTGTTTCCATCAACAAACAGACAGCCAACCACATATATCTCTCTCCTGATGGACAGAACGCGATTATTGGCGAAATGATTCCTTTTGGGGCGGATCCTTTTGCGCCCGCCAGGGCCAAGCTGCAGGCTGCCGACGGTCCCACGCGCGGTCCACAGACACCGGCCATTTCCATCGTTGAATTCAGCGACTTGCAGTGCCCGCATTGCAAGGCCGCCCAACCCATCGTGGAAAAGTTAGCGGCCGATTTTCCCCAAGTCCGTTATGTCTTCCAGCAGTTCCCGCTTCCGGCGACGCTGCATCCCTGGGCGTTGAAGGCCGCCGAGTATTCCGACTGCGCCGCCCATATGAACAACAACGATGCTTTCTGGAAATATACAGACAGCATTTTTGCGGACCAGGACAGTATTAACGTGGCTACGGCTGATGACAAGCTGAAAGAACTCGCTACCGCAGCAGGCCTGGACGCGCAGAAGGTGGCCGCATGTGCTGCAGCACCGCTGGCCGAGGCCAGGGTGAAGAAGTCGCTGGATTTAGGGCAATCTTTAGATGTCAACCAAACGCCAACCGTATTCATCAACGGACGAAGAGTGCTCGGCCTCGCCGGTATTCCCTACGACCAACTCAAGACCCTCATACAATTTGAAATCGATCACGCCGGCAAGTGA